A DNA window from Arachis duranensis cultivar V14167 chromosome 3, aradu.V14167.gnm2.J7QH, whole genome shotgun sequence contains the following coding sequences:
- the LOC107477840 gene encoding uncharacterized protein LOC107477840 has protein sequence MNKEDYYIRLFLNIQKGCMSFSDLRTIDGVVYDSFKDACYALGLLQDDRKFIDAISEVGTWHSATFLKRFFVVLLTSNNMSRPYFVWQKTWNFLLDDVLYKQRRLLQMEDLIMSEIQIKDIVLAKIEDLLQSNGRSLKEYCGMPYPSENLVSSLEDRIIMEELNFNINALANELINVVVEKYSYGQLYHAQLGLKEGSPLTRLISKAKLIIWDEAPMISKYCYEALDKCLRDILRCSDSYNAYLPFGDGESIVHIPSDILIKNFETALDDLIDFVYPDMLSNLFVENYFKDRVILAPTLDCVTDVNNKITAGLPGQERVYLSSDFVCAEEGNMEFELDAFSSEILNGINCSGLPPHKLVLKVGAPVMLLQNIDQTNGSSNGMRMQVRRMGNHVIECKTLTGNKVGSIVLIPRLNLIPNNETLPVRVTSKDGLRVLLQDHGHLKDNCTMNVV, from the exons ATGAATAAGGAAGATTACTATATAAGGCTATTTTTGAACATTCAAAAGGGATGCATGAGTTTCAGTGATCTAAGAACAATTGATGGTGTCGTTTATGACTCCttcaaagatgcatgctatGCTCTAGGACTGTTGCAGGATGACAGAAAATTCATTGATGCAATCTCTGAAGTAGGAACATGGCACTCTGCAACCTTTTTAAAgagattttttgttgttttattaaCATCAAATAACATGAGTAGGCCATATTTTGTTTGGCAAAAGACTTGGAACTTTCTCCTCGATGACGTACTATATAAACAAAGAAGATTACTGCAAATGGAAG ATTTAATCATGTCAGAAATCCAAATAAAAGATATTGTACTTGCAAAAATTGAGGATTTGCTCCAGTCAAATGGCAGGTCATTGAAAGAATATTGTGGAATGCCATATCCTTCAGAAAATTTGGTGTCCAGCTTAGAAGACAGAATTATCATGGAAGAGTTGAACTTTAACATTAATGCTCTTGCGAATGAACTAA TCAATGTGGTTGTGGAAAAATATTCTTATGGTCAACTATATCATGCTCAATTAGGTTTAAAGGAG GGAAGTCCTCTTACAAGGTTAATATCCAAGGCCAAATTAATCATATGGGATGAAGCTCCAATGATAAGTAAGTATTGTTACGAAGCTTTAGACAAATGCCTCAGAGACATCTTAAGGTGCTCAGATTCGTATAATGCTTATTTGCCATTTGGAG ATGGTGAATCGATCGTTCATATACCATCTGACATTTTGATTAAGAACTTTGAGACAGCTTTGGATGACCTCATTGATTTCGTGTATCCAGATATGTTATCTAATTTATTCGTTGAAAATTATTTCAAGGATAGAGTAATTCTTGCACCAACTTTGGATTGTGTCACTGATGTCAACAACAAGATAACTGCAGGGTTACCTGGACAAGAAAGAGTCTACTTAAGTTCAGACTTTGTGTGTGCTGAAGAGGGAAATATGGAATTTGAGTTAGATGCTTTCTCGTCGGAGATTCTAAATGGAATAAATTGTTCAGGTCTACCACCACACAAGTTGGTTCTGAAGGTTGGCGCTCCTGTTATGTTGCTGCAGAATATAGACCAAACTAATGGTTCGTCCAATGGAATGAGGATGCAAGTTAGAAGAATGGGAAATCATGTGATAGAATGCAAGACTTTAACTGGTAACAAAGTTGGAAGTATTGTTCTTATCCCAAGACTGAATCTAATTCCAAATAATGAAACATTGCCGGTCAG GGTAACGAGTAAAGATGGTCTGCGAGTGCTGTTGCAAGATCATGGACACTTGAAAGATAACTGCACGATGAATGTG gtataa